In one window of Photorhabdus laumondii subsp. laumondii DNA:
- a CDS encoding GNAT family N-acetyltransferase codes for MENNNKNTNFNKTEMNKFTFVESKLSNEEVVDIHDIMVNSGELRPIEYLKLCQNEIKESKRIVILCSHNTEFVGMAHILLISERTSFNDQGIIELHDLWVNPKWRRNGIVLPLSRKVEEICYQRLNVKNVGLAIQLYKNNEYILRFYMKIGYKPIDLQIDGSNTVLWMTKEIEPF; via the coding sequence ATGGAAAATAACAATAAAAACACTAACTTTAATAAAACTGAAATGAATAAATTCACTTTTGTAGAATCAAAATTGAGCAATGAAGAAGTCGTTGATATACATGATATAATGGTGAACTCAGGAGAATTAAGACCTATTGAATACCTTAAGTTATGCCAGAATGAGATTAAAGAATCAAAGAGAATAGTTATACTATGTAGTCATAATACAGAGTTTGTCGGTATGGCACATATTCTCTTAATATCTGAACGCACATCATTTAATGATCAGGGAATTATTGAACTCCATGACCTTTGGGTTAATCCAAAGTGGAGGAGAAATGGCATAGTACTTCCTCTCTCTCGCAAAGTAGAAGAAATTTGTTATCAACGACTTAACGTAAAAAATGTTGGCTTGGCGATACAACTCTATAAAAACAATGAATATATTTTGCGATTTTATATGAAAATTGGGTATAAACCCATTGATTTGCAAATAGATGGTTCTAATACAGTATTATGGATGACAAAAGAAATAGAACCTTTTTAA
- the darE gene encoding darobactin maturation radical SAM/SPASM protein DarE, giving the protein MNEKIEVRNIDVNSDMSTNYTKKRPKIPQELYAYEDIKKIPIQDILSDEEIEIYENEMQKKIKAKPLGSNKLVVVTKATRLCNLRCSYCHSWAEGKNNTMSFSSLVAMTKRILDIPDLIRIEFVWHGGEVTRLRPEFFIKFIWLQQHIKRDNQFVTNAIQTNAVNISEKWIALIKRLNISVGISLDGHPEINDSRRVDLKGVGTSKRIEKTIQTFRNNNIKYGGLVVVDRLILEANKRELLSYFARINLNDLVFLDIVPDNRLLPGESPGDSYVNYFEYMDFLSELFLIWWKEYKDTINIPLFNSFVGVLKGASNVLMSCYWSEKCHQEVVTIEPNATVSACDKYVGSENFYYGSLLDNDLKTLLENSIHYEKSEKEEITNNNNMKNCQWFHLCHGGCPQTRISNRKHNKMYSDILACCGTDKLLNTISGVL; this is encoded by the coding sequence ATGAACGAAAAAATAGAAGTAAGAAATATAGATGTAAATAGCGATATGAGTACTAATTACACTAAAAAAAGACCTAAAATCCCTCAGGAACTATACGCATATGAAGATATAAAGAAAATTCCAATCCAAGATATCCTTTCTGATGAGGAAATAGAAATTTATGAAAATGAAATGCAGAAAAAAATAAAAGCAAAACCGTTGGGATCTAACAAACTTGTTGTTGTTACCAAAGCGACCAGATTATGCAATCTAAGATGTTCCTACTGCCATTCATGGGCTGAAGGGAAAAATAATACCATGAGTTTTAGCAGTTTAGTTGCTATGACGAAAAGGATCCTCGATATTCCTGATTTAATTAGAATTGAATTTGTATGGCATGGCGGTGAAGTTACAAGATTAAGACCTGAATTTTTCATAAAATTCATTTGGTTACAACAACATATTAAGAGAGATAACCAATTCGTTACCAATGCGATACAAACAAATGCTGTGAATATCAGTGAAAAATGGATAGCATTGATAAAAAGATTGAATATTAGTGTTGGAATAAGTCTTGATGGTCACCCCGAAATTAATGATAGCAGAAGAGTTGATCTAAAAGGCGTTGGCACTTCGAAAAGAATAGAAAAAACAATACAAACATTTAGAAATAACAATATTAAATATGGAGGGCTAGTTGTCGTTGATCGGCTTATTCTTGAAGCAAATAAAAGAGAACTATTAAGCTATTTTGCAAGAATAAACCTCAATGATCTTGTTTTTCTAGATATCGTTCCAGATAACAGGTTGCTTCCAGGAGAGTCTCCAGGTGACAGTTATGTCAATTACTTCGAATACATGGACTTTCTCTCGGAACTATTTCTAATTTGGTGGAAGGAATATAAAGACACAATTAACATTCCTTTATTTAACTCATTTGTTGGTGTTTTGAAAGGTGCTAGTAATGTTCTGATGTCATGTTATTGGTCAGAAAAATGCCATCAAGAAGTTGTTACAATTGAGCCAAATGCAACCGTATCTGCATGTGATAAATACGTCGGAAGCGAAAATTTTTACTATGGTTCATTGCTAGATAATGACTTAAAAACATTATTAGAGAATTCTATACATTATGAAAAATCAGAAAAAGAAGAAATCACTAATAATAACAACATGAAAAATTGCCAGTGGTTTCATTTATGTCACGGTGGATGCCCACAAACGAGAATAAGTAACAGGAAACATAATAAAATGTACTCAGATATATTAGCATGTTGCGGAACTGACAAGCTACTTAATACAATTTCTGGAGTTTTATGA